One Camelina sativa cultivar DH55 chromosome 3, Cs, whole genome shotgun sequence genomic window carries:
- the LOC104777913 gene encoding myosin-9-like — MIKAAMDLGCLDLGCLSSLSDKKTAAVGVSDPLQFSSSPSRSGKNKSPRETSSAIRKSQSKRSSSQRKTSPLGWFPRSRKGDSYLNRKIKKLQEVGGMNQTLDETLGDSNPHYCKIVREQMAVREAAGKAMELRKAALVEASWCRILRAARIPCTEAETLMENAEKAAVEAFEAASAMGVIMHDKPNSSRKQYRIETSGTHGRGSPTHTVTASFETAFDVDKEVAAAVKTAFARLANSPSVSKAEFKDLLKKISEHPDVRDTHEITEMSSECDTESDSELGILQKVDEEVAECEETPSFKTRQLKVKRRQSFGKFSREKLLDMLLERLQGLQEDHLSSLASVVATCGLNEALRGHTTSIDEPTVSEHGNSSSMDIRSRRDSKCGSLMEGKTTRNGTETEIPSLDKYLVKHMTKLEREVYEAKRASKENSDKDRKVPQGVASDPVPDLGSLLVKHSSRLEKEIEEAKKNSGMNSRKYQKNSSRNKTSMDPIPDLESLLVKKHVSGLEKDVQETIRNCGKMYENVKKPGKKESSSEVPSLDSCLVKHVSKLEKEVQDAKKRNQEELDSRNLETVSSVAAEKLGKENVELNNKAEGQEESLDKILVKPVHRLEREKVASEAFYGNRRIQKRKQAAKTDSDYESLDKILVKHVPKLENEKQRFKTELEETKNSVNNNEGSLDQTREKHNQGPESTKTAKPILTRQQMRDIEIQETWGGLGLGESTINSQKRLEIKKTEATEHLGEDTRPILTRRQARDKEMLEAWGGLGLGDSSLHQNKQKTKPETEKTEKAIPLATRRKARDREMQEAWGGLDLGNSIRPSLSKLEREKVHYPSAAIRKNNSDFLS; from the exons ATGATTAAAGCCGCCATGGATCTCGGTTGTTTGGATTTGGGATGTCTTTCTTCACTCTCTGACAAGAAAACTGCCGCCGTCGGTGTTTCCGATCCTCTtcaattctcttcttcaccttcgAGATCTGGAAAG AACAAATCACCAAGAGAGACATCATCAGCGATTAGGAAATCACAATCAAAGAGGTCTTCTTCTCAACGTAAAACCTCACCTCTTGGCTGGTTCCCTCGGAGTAGAAAGGGGGATTCATACCTTAATAGGAAGATTAAAAAGCTACAG GAGGTTGGTGGAATGAACCAGACGCTTGATGAGACTCTTGGCGACTCTAATCCACACTACTGTAAGATTGTAAGGGAACAGATGGCTGTGAGAGAGGCTGCTGGTAAAGCCATGGAGCTCCGCAAAGCTGCTCTCGTTGAAGCTTCTTGGTGTAGAATACTTCGAGCTGCTAG GATTCCATGTACAGAAGCAGAAACTTTGATGGAGAATGCAGAAAAGGCTGCAGTGGAAGCTTTTGAAGCGGCATCTGCAATGGGAGTGATAATGCATGATAAACCCAATAGCTCGAGGAAACAATATCGTATCGAAACGTCAGGAACACATGGAAGGGGATCTCCTACTCATACCGTTACTGCGTCTTTCGAAACTGCCTTTGATGTAGATAAAGAAGTAGCTGCTGCTGTTAAAACTGCATTTGCTAGGCTTGCAAACTCCCCCTCTGTCAGTAAAGCTGAGTTTAAAGACCTTCTGAAGAAAATCAGCGAGCATCCTGATGTGCGTGATACTCATGAGATCACTGAGATGTCTTCAGAATGCGACACAGAGTCAGATTCTGAACTAGGTATTCTACAAAAGGTTGATGAGGAAGTGGCTGAATGCGAGGAGACTCCATCTTTCAAAACGAGACAGCTAAAAGTCAAAAGGCGGCAGTCCTTTGGAAAGTTTAGCAGAGAGAAGCTGTTGGATATGTTGCTTGAGAGGCTTCAGGGCTTACAAGAAGATCATCTTTCAAGTCTTGCCTCTGTAGTTGCAACTTGTGGTTTAAATGAGGCCTTGAGGGGACATACCACGAGCATCGACGAACCAACCGTTTCAGAACATGGGAATTCTTCTTCAATGGATATAAGATCAAGAAGAGATTCTAAGTGTGGGTCCTTAATGGAAGGAAAAACAACAAGGAATGGAACAGAGACAGAGATTCCGAGTTTGGACAAGTATCTTGTTAAGCACATGACCAAATTAGAAAGAGAAGTCTATGAAGCCAAAAGGGCTTCAAAGGAAAATTCTGACAAAGACAGAAAGGTTCCTCAAGGTGTTGCAAGTGATCCTGTTCCAGATTTGGGAAGCCTCCTTGTGAAACATTCTTCAAGGCTTGAGAAGGAGATAGAAGAAGCCAAGAAAAACTCTGGAATGAATTCTAGAAAGTACCAGAAGAACTCAAGCAGAAACAAAACGTCAATGGATCCTATACCCGACTTGGAAAGTTTGCTAGTGAAAAAGCATGTTTCTGGACTGGAGAAGGACGTTCAAGAAACTATAAGGAACTGCGGAAAAATGTATGAGAACGTGAAGAAGCCGGGAAAGAAAGAGAGTTCGTCTGAGGTTCCCAGCCTGGATAGTTGTCTGGTAAAACATGTCTCCAAGCTAGAGAAAGAAGTCCAAGATGCAAAGAAGAGAAACCAAGAAGAACTTGATTCAAGAAATTTAGAAACTGTTTCAAGTGTGGCGGCTGAAAAATTGGGAAAAGAAAACGTCGAGTTGAACAATAAAGCTGAGGGTCAAGAAGAAAGCTTAGACAAGATCTTGGTCAAGCCGGTTCACAGGTTGGAAAGAGAAAAAGTTGCATCAGAAGCATTTTATGGAAATCGGAGgattcaaaagagaaaacaagcAGCAAAAACAGACTCAGATTATGAGAGTTTGGACAAAATTTTGGTGAAACATGTTCCAAAGCTAGAGAATGAGAAGCAGAGGTTCAAAACTGAATTAGAAGAGACGAAAAACTCAGTGAACAATAATGAAGGTAGCTTGGACCAAACACGGGAAAAACATAACCAGGGACCTGAGAGCACGAAGACGGCAAAACCAATTCTCACCAGACAACAAATGAGGGATATAGAGATACAAGAAACTTGGGGTGGTTTAGGCCTTGGGGAGTCAACGATCAATAGCCAGAAGAGACTCGAAATCAAGAAAACGGAAGCTACTGAGCATTTGGGAGAAGACACAAGACCGATTCTTACTAGAAGACAAGCGAGGGACAAAGAAATGCTAGAAGCTTGGGGCGGTTTAGGACTTGGGGACTCAAGCCTGCACCAAAATAAGCAGAAAACGAAACCTGAAACCGAGAAGACAGAGAAAGCAATACCACTGGcaacaagaagaaaagcaagGGATAGAGAGATGCAAGAAGCTTGGGGTGGTTTAGATCTCGGGAACTCGATTCGACCGAGTCTGTCAAAACTTGAAAGAGAGAAG GTACACTATCCTTCTGCTGCAATTCGAAAAAACAATTCTGATTTTTTGTCCTAA